The Vigna angularis cultivar LongXiaoDou No.4 chromosome 6, ASM1680809v1, whole genome shotgun sequence genome contains the following window.
TAAACTGCATGTAATTATATACATAGAGATAAAGATATAGATAGATAAAAAGTACTAAATTTAAGGTAACAGAGAGTTGTAAAAAGTCTTTCATGATAAACTCATGGAACAAGTAACAACGAATCTACGACTTTGAGATTATTTCATCATcccattaaaagaaaaagaaggttcTATTGCATAAACTTCCCAGAAAAGTTGCTCAGATGTATTGTATATCATTGAAACATCTCACCAATTTATTTAGGATTGAGGGGTGAGAACTCGATTATGgacaaaaatgaaatatataaatacatgaGATAGTTCTCTTAAGTAGTCAAAACTCAATAACTTGTCAAAACAATTTAAGATTGAAttgaaagtttataaaaataaaacccacAGATATTAAAGTCTTATGTTTTATGTGTGATTTATAATAGTAGacaaattaagttttaatattttatgttaaaaatgatgtcaaatcttttatataaacaaCTCATATTTTAGAGTTACATAATCTCCAATGTATTTCGGTAAAAATATTGTAACAAATCCTGCTACTACATCATAGTATCTATAAACACATTCTAGGAAAGTACGTGTTCCctaaagttaaaaatcaaactaGAGTAGtccaaatacatatatatacctAGCCTGGCTCTAAACTTCTACTCCATATGTATCTCAACAAGGAAGCCAACTTACTAGTCCAACTCTGTAATTTCTTCATCCTATAACTGGTCATATAATAAATACTATAACTAAATTAGAATGGAAAACCCTATATCAAGCACTTCTACTCTTTACCTAGAAACTCTTCCCAGTGTTAGTTTCAAATCTTGCTTTCTTTGCATCCATTGCATAGCGAATGTAAGAGTCATCAGCTGCAACAACCGAGCTGGGAATAATTAGTTGTGAATGGACATCATCATAATTTATGTAAGGAACATTGTAGCAATCCACCATAGTTGTAGTTTTAGGTATTGATGTATTGTTGTTGTGGCCCCTAAAATCAGCATTCAACATTTTCTCGTACGGCTCCTCTATGATATTGGGATTATTACCGGATTGTCTGGGTTGTGTCTGATAGAAGATCTTTGAAACAACTAATTCTCcatctttctcttcttcagTGCTGCCAAGATGATATTGATGCATCACCCAATTAGTCTTCTCAGGCTTCCTTTTCCTGCCATAGTTGGTGTAGAGtactagtatttttttaaagccCTTCACAGCACCACCAGCTGCAAAAACAGCTCTAGTTTTTCCCGTTTTGTGCCATCTTGTTTCACTTCCTTCTTCATCTGTGTgaacctttcttcttttccttgtTCCAGTTGTGTATGCTTTTGATGGCCTGTGAAAGAAGTGGCGGATCTGTCCATCTTTGCCCACTCCTGCATTTGGTCATATAAACTAGATTTTTATATATGCATTACACcgtaacatatatattattttctatacaTAATATAACACATATACAGTGAAAGAATGTTGTTCTCTAAAGGAAACATAGCAAAATCATGACAATACGAACGGTCAATTTTCTAAGGAATTCATAATTTAATAGACGTGTGCACTAATTGAAAATCATCATTCATATTCTCATCAATTGAGATTAGTCACTTTATTATCTTACGTGACTTGCTCAAAGGATCAGCTAGATTAATAATGAAAGACAGTAATAGTGTAATAAGAAATGAAACATTAtattgatgaatgttattaAGGAATAGAAAAATGATAGACATCCATGGTAAATACATACATAGATATAGAGCTGATATGACACGATGAAGAAACATATAAacag
Protein-coding sequences here:
- the LOC108342179 gene encoding NAC domain-containing protein 73 isoform X2, with product MTWCNDSDEEKRIESMIVTQKTSVTDIKLHEEIRTVTCPSCGHNIEFKDQGGIHDLPGLPAGVKFDPNDQEILEHLEAKVGSDACKLHPLIDEFIPTLEGENGICSTHPEKLPGVGKDGQIRHFFHRPSKAYTTGTRKRRKVHTDEEGSETRWHKTGKTRAVFAAGGAVKGFKKILVLYTNYGRKRKPEKTNWVMHQYHLGSTEEEKDGELVVSKIFYQTQPRQSADDSYIRYAMDAKKARFETNTGKSF
- the LOC108342179 gene encoding NAC domain-containing protein 73 isoform X1, yielding MTWCNDSDEEKRIESMIVTQKTSVTDIKLHEEIRTVTCPSCGHNIEFKDQGGIHDLPGLPAGVKFDPNDQEILEHLEAKVGSDACKLHPLIDEFIPTLEGENGICSTHPEKLPGVGKDGQIRHFFHRPSKAYTTGTRKRRKVHTDEEGSETRWHKTGKTRAVFAAGGAVKGFKKILVLYTNYGRKRKPEKTNWVMHQYHLGSTEEEKDGELVVSKIFYQTQPRQSGNNPNIIEEPYEKMLNADFRGHNNNTSIPKTTTMVDCYNVPYINYDDVHSQLIIPSSVVAADDSYIRYAMDAKKARFETNTGKSF